The proteins below are encoded in one region of Avibacterium volantium:
- the fhuB gene encoding Fe(3+)-hydroxamate ABC transporter permease FhuB has translation MVNWRIPSLVMSLALIASGLLAVLLWLSLNEMNDPEINQLLIFNFTLPRVLMAILAGASLGAASLLLQQIMNNPLASDSTLAVSGGSQFALFVTTLFCPSLLQIGITPVAFAGALFALGLVLFLAWRQMLSPLLIVLAGLVVSFYLGAFSSLLILFYPEESRGLLVWGSGSLVQESWYDSLTLLPLLLPAIVGMLLLSPALQILQLQESNAQSLGVNVKKIRLLGVLLAAYLVAIIVSRVGMIAFIGLAATTIARQYRSADFRTLLWRSAYFSGVLLLIADLTLQLIEKQWGAGLPTGSVTALFGTPLLLWLVFRHRQQYGRVVDSSPLGQNAWKKTSSKSTALYLPLFLAAALGCSLFLAQGVNGWQVYLDQSLFNLRFPRLAYALCAGIMLALAGTISQRLSRNPMASPELLGITSGVSFGVLLAIFVAGASVLSQYVLWGALGALLILGLIWLINRRNGLQPDQVLLTGISISALFDAVQRILIASGDPRAWQLLSWGSGSTYYATEEVALPILVIALALFALSFVFCRWLDLLSLNANVAQAVGVNLTQARGILFLFAIALTLCATLIVGSLSFIGLLAPHLAYSLGFRHSKNQLLAAGLLGATVMIMADWLGRQILFPYEIPAGLVATLLGGTYFLWLMKKI, from the coding sequence ATGGTAAATTGGCGTATCCCCTCGTTAGTGATGAGCTTAGCCTTAATCGCCTCTGGACTATTGGCGGTGTTGCTATGGCTTTCATTGAATGAAATGAATGATCCTGAGATCAACCAATTATTAATTTTTAATTTCACCTTACCCCGTGTGCTAATGGCGATCTTAGCAGGGGCGAGTTTGGGGGCGGCGTCCTTACTATTACAACAAATAATGAACAATCCCCTTGCCTCAGACAGCACCCTCGCCGTAAGCGGTGGCTCGCAATTCGCGTTGTTTGTCACCACTTTATTTTGCCCGAGTTTATTGCAAATCGGCATAACGCCCGTTGCCTTTGCTGGGGCATTGTTCGCTTTGGGCTTGGTGTTATTCCTTGCGTGGCGACAAATGCTTTCGCCGTTGCTTATCGTGTTGGCTGGGTTGGTGGTGAGCTTCTACCTCGGAGCATTTTCTTCGCTGTTAATTTTATTTTATCCCGAAGAAAGCCGTGGCTTGTTGGTGTGGGGCAGTGGCTCATTGGTGCAAGAAAGCTGGTATGACAGCCTTACCTTGTTGCCCCTTTTATTGCCTGCGATCGTGGGAATGCTGTTGCTCAGCCCCGCCTTACAAATTTTGCAACTGCAAGAAAGCAACGCTCAAAGTTTAGGCGTGAATGTGAAAAAAATCCGCTTGCTTGGTGTGTTACTGGCGGCGTATTTGGTGGCAATAATCGTCAGCCGAGTAGGAATGATCGCCTTTATCGGTTTAGCCGCCACCACCATTGCACGCCAATACCGCAGTGCGGATTTCCGAACTTTATTGTGGCGAAGTGCCTATTTTTCGGGCGTGCTGTTATTAATCGCTGATTTAACCTTGCAACTGATCGAAAAACAATGGGGCGCAGGCTTGCCGACTGGCTCGGTTACCGCATTATTCGGTACGCCGTTGCTGTTGTGGCTAGTGTTTCGTCATCGCCAACAATATGGGCGAGTGGTGGACAGTTCACCCCTTGGGCAAAATGCGTGGAAAAAAACATCATCAAAAAGCACCGCACTTTATTTACCGCTGTTTTTGGCTGCCGCGTTAGGCTGTTCTTTATTTTTAGCTCAAGGTGTAAACGGCTGGCAAGTTTACTTAGATCAAAGCCTGTTCAACTTGCGTTTCCCACGCCTTGCCTATGCCCTTTGTGCAGGCATAATGCTCGCTTTGGCGGGAACGATCTCACAACGCTTAAGCCGCAATCCAATGGCAAGCCCTGAATTACTGGGTATTACTTCCGGCGTGAGCTTTGGCGTGTTATTAGCGATTTTTGTTGCAGGGGCGAGCGTACTTAGCCAATATGTGTTATGGGGGGCGTTGGGAGCATTATTGATCTTAGGATTAATCTGGCTTATCAACCGCCGCAACGGCTTGCAACCTGATCAAGTGTTGCTCACAGGAATTAGCATTTCCGCCTTATTTGACGCCGTGCAACGCATACTTATCGCCAGTGGTGATCCCCGTGCGTGGCAATTATTAAGCTGGGGATCGGGTTCAACCTATTATGCCACTGAGGAAGTAGCCTTGCCGATTCTCGTTATCGCCCTTGCGTTGTTCGCCTTGAGTTTTGTATTTTGTCGTTGGCTGGATTTGTTAAGCCTCAATGCCAACGTCGCCCAAGCGGTGGGGGTGAACCTCACCCAAGCACGCGGGATTTTATTTTTATTTGCCATTGCCTTAACGCTCTGTGCCACCTTGATTGTCGGCTCGCTCAGCTTTATCGGCTTGCTCGCTCCCCATTTGGCATACAGCCTTGGCTTCCGCCACAGCAAAAACCAACTGTTGGCGGCAGGCTTATTAGGGGCAACGGTGATGATTATGGCGGATTGGCTCGGGCGACAAATATTGTTCCCTTACGAAATCCCTGCGGGCTTGGTTGCCACCTTGCTCGGTGGAACGTATTTTTTATGGCTGATGAAAAAAATCTAG
- a CDS encoding DUF4198 domain-containing protein, with the protein MKKLTHLALVCGLAFPLAGQAHDLWAYAQQAEAGKDLLAVLGYGDRFPEGEKIAEGRLNILNPLVLHSADGKSTTLTQKGENFHYVTTSPLAKAEYKISGSYKPTFWSKNDNGWKRENLTQMKDANYCEESSMFASTYVNTGVDVSDFAIAPVGLPLEIVPLVDPTTLSPMEVFPVQVLYQGQPAKGVSVIGTTNEFTKLDEKAVYDHREPQAFSGKTDAQGKVNFIPALAGTWKIKAIYEMDYPDQKVCQKRKLYSTYTFKVNK; encoded by the coding sequence ATGAAAAAACTCACTCATCTCGCCTTAGTATGTGGCTTGGCGTTCCCTCTGGCAGGGCAAGCACACGATTTATGGGCATATGCACAACAAGCGGAAGCGGGCAAAGATTTGCTTGCGGTGCTTGGCTATGGCGATCGTTTTCCTGAAGGGGAAAAAATTGCTGAGGGGCGTTTAAATATTTTAAATCCGCTGGTGTTGCACAGTGCGGACGGCAAAAGCACTACCCTCACCCAAAAGGGCGAAAATTTTCACTATGTAACCACCAGCCCGTTGGCGAAAGCGGAATACAAAATTTCGGGCAGCTATAAACCGACATTTTGGTCGAAAAATGACAACGGCTGGAAGCGTGAAAATCTCACTCAAATGAAAGATGCCAATTACTGCGAAGAATCCAGTATGTTCGCTTCAACCTATGTGAACACGGGCGTTGATGTGAGCGACTTTGCCATTGCCCCAGTGGGATTACCGTTGGAAATCGTGCCATTGGTTGATCCAACCACGCTAAGCCCGATGGAAGTATTCCCCGTACAAGTGTTGTATCAAGGTCAGCCAGCAAAAGGCGTGAGCGTGATCGGCACAACCAACGAATTTACCAAACTTGATGAAAAAGCCGTTTACGATCACCGTGAACCGCAAGCTTTCTCTGGCAAAACGGACGCTCAAGGCAAGGTGAATTTCATTCCTGCTTTAGCGGGGACTTGGAAAATCAAGGCAATTTATGAAATGGATTACCCAGATCAAAAAGTGTGCCAAAAACGTAAACTTTATAGCACTTATACTTTTAAAGTGAACAAATAA
- a CDS encoding TonB-dependent siderophore receptor, whose product MPKAVFKLSLLSTALLLASQNLWAEELEAITVEAGSMYRMGEVPIYQAKSAVSLSREQLDQQNITKADEIGRYQAGFENQVFGEDTNTNWFRVRGAEVTQAIDGLPMASYGFFTPYVNTFGLEAVEITKGADAMTFGAANSGGLINYVTKRPHNDQIGKGEFTLNAGNHHQYGVGVDYTDRIGNNDDLRYRLVGAFSSKNGQWDATKNKTVYFAPSLEWDISDRTRLTLLTSYQFDKGVPSSNFLPQEGSLVPFPDGSYIGRSTNLGDPVNDREYNRQYNIGYEFSHQFDDNLSFDSSYRYTYANNYHLGSYAYPSAYNADWTPKAPSAAGYELARGVVFNDGTSISHTLDNHLTWKYSNDWLKNTLVMGTDYRQQKVKAYYTLFGSTSAVNLKQARSGYNQAQTINAPYTYITARQLGLYLQNQSRFMDSLVLNLGVRHDRAKQDEYTSSQKISNTSYSASLMYEAPFGLNPYFSYSESFNLPVGLSGNQKLYDPNITHQYEVGIKYLPDWLNGSITVAAFKAKDKGALVSNGLGKTVSNADPVHRKGVEVQADVNVTNNWNMGLAYTYLKSITRKESGDVRNPLIPKHTFAVKTDYTFDNGALNGLTVGAGVRYIGKSVTSQSSLYSGKEVPSATVVDLMARYAFDSNWIAQLNVENVGNRRYIAGCDYYCYYGAERNINASVSYKF is encoded by the coding sequence ATGCCAAAAGCTGTTTTTAAATTATCCCTTTTATCCACCGCACTTTTACTCGCCTCGCAAAATCTTTGGGCGGAAGAGTTGGAGGCGATCACGGTAGAAGCGGGATCGATGTACCGTATGGGTGAAGTGCCGATTTATCAAGCTAAATCTGCAGTTTCCCTTTCTCGCGAACAACTGGATCAACAAAATATTACCAAAGCCGATGAAATCGGGCGTTATCAGGCGGGCTTTGAAAACCAAGTGTTTGGTGAGGATACCAATACCAACTGGTTTAGAGTGCGTGGTGCGGAGGTTACGCAAGCGATTGATGGTTTACCAATGGCAAGCTATGGCTTTTTTACCCCTTATGTAAACACCTTTGGCTTAGAAGCGGTGGAAATAACCAAAGGTGCAGACGCAATGACCTTCGGCGCAGCAAACTCAGGTGGTTTGATCAACTATGTCACCAAGCGTCCGCATAACGATCAAATTGGCAAAGGGGAATTTACCCTTAACGCTGGAAATCATCATCAATATGGTGTCGGCGTAGATTATACAGATCGCATCGGCAATAATGATGATCTGCGTTATCGCTTAGTGGGTGCATTTTCGTCTAAAAATGGACAATGGGACGCAACAAAAAATAAAACCGTTTATTTCGCACCATCTTTGGAATGGGATATTTCTGATCGCACTCGTTTAACCCTTTTAACCAGCTATCAATTTGATAAAGGCGTGCCAAGCTCGAATTTCTTGCCACAAGAAGGCTCGCTCGTGCCGTTCCCTGATGGTAGCTATATTGGGCGTTCCACCAACCTTGGCGATCCTGTCAATGATCGTGAATACAACCGTCAATACAATATCGGCTATGAATTTAGCCATCAATTTGATGATAATTTAAGTTTTGACAGTAGCTATCGCTACACTTATGCCAATAACTATCACCTTGGTTCTTATGCTTATCCTTCCGCTTATAATGCAGACTGGACGCCAAAAGCACCAAGTGCGGCAGGTTATGAATTGGCTCGCGGTGTCGTATTTAATGACGGTACATCTATTTCTCATACTCTAGATAATCATCTCACTTGGAAATATAGCAACGATTGGCTGAAAAATACCTTGGTGATGGGAACAGATTATCGTCAGCAAAAAGTGAAAGCCTACTATACCCTATTTGGCAGCACCTCTGCGGTAAATTTAAAACAAGCTCGTTCAGGCTATAATCAGGCACAAACCATCAATGCCCCTTATACCTATATCACTGCTCGCCAACTTGGGCTTTATTTACAAAATCAAAGCCGTTTTATGGATAGCCTTGTGTTAAACCTTGGGGTACGCCACGATCGTGCGAAACAAGATGAATACACATCTTCACAAAAAATCAGCAATACGTCTTATTCTGCTTCATTAATGTATGAAGCGCCATTCGGCTTAAATCCATATTTTAGTTACAGTGAATCCTTTAATTTACCAGTGGGATTAAGTGGCAATCAAAAACTTTATGATCCAAATATCACTCATCAATACGAAGTGGGGATCAAATATTTGCCAGATTGGTTAAACGGATCAATCACCGTTGCTGCTTTCAAAGCTAAAGATAAAGGTGCGTTAGTGTCGAATGGTTTAGGTAAAACAGTGAGCAATGCCGATCCTGTGCATCGCAAAGGGGTGGAAGTTCAAGCCGATGTGAATGTAACTAACAACTGGAATATGGGCTTAGCTTATACCTATTTGAAATCAATCACTCGTAAAGAGAGCGGCGATGTGCGTAACCCATTAATTCCAAAACATACTTTTGCTGTGAAAACCGATTACACCTTTGATAACGGCGCATTAAATGGTTTAACGGTGGGCGCAGGCGTACGTTATATTGGTAAAAGTGTTACTTCACAAAGTTCACTTTATTCAGGAAAAGAAGTTCCTTCTGCTACTGTGGTAGATCTAATGGCACGCTACGCATTTGATTCTAACTGGATTGCTCAGTTAAATGTAGAAAATGTCGGCAACCGCCGTTATATCGCAGGCTGCGATTATTACTGCTACTACGGTGCTGAGCGTAATATCAATGCTTCTGTGTCTTATAAATTCTAA
- a CDS encoding DUF2254 domain-containing protein — protein MLSYLKEHFFTLILWLKKPSNGLWLTPILGALFAVFLALFSAFIKNKALPIDIIPDINETLLNDILSIMASSMLAVSTFSLSIMVSAFSSASNGATPRATELVMGDNTTRLAISSFISAFVYAVIAKITLGMGYYNEAGRFVLFVGTICVLIYLITTLITWVSALSQLGLLNNTLEKIETASQQALNNYWQQPNMGAKSLDKIRFTYAIHAHKTGYLSHINMQNLQDFADKNECEIDIAIQPGKLVYTDMPLAYVNKSIEEMAQLQENFIIENNRSYAQDPKFGLIVLSEVAQRALSQAVNDPGTAIKVISVLLRLLLDSKAEKQTVKYDRLAMLNLNEQELVLQPFTPICRDGSAMLEIHIKVQKALAVLRTQSDNQAIREAAFKQAKIDLDYALNGLSLESEKTQIQALHQDLFH, from the coding sequence ATGTTAAGCTATCTTAAAGAGCATTTTTTTACCCTAATTTTATGGCTAAAAAAACCAAGTAATGGGTTATGGCTCACGCCAATTTTAGGTGCATTATTTGCCGTGTTTTTGGCGCTTTTCTCTGCGTTTATTAAAAATAAAGCATTGCCGATAGATATAATACCTGATATTAACGAAACATTGCTCAATGATATTCTCAGCATTATGGCATCGAGTATGTTGGCGGTGAGTACCTTTTCCCTGTCTATTATGGTTTCCGCTTTTTCGTCTGCTTCTAACGGCGCAACGCCAAGAGCCACAGAATTGGTGATGGGCGACAATACCACTCGCCTTGCCATTTCAAGTTTTATTTCCGCCTTTGTGTATGCGGTGATTGCCAAAATCACGCTCGGAATGGGGTATTACAACGAAGCAGGACGATTTGTGCTGTTTGTTGGCACGATTTGCGTGCTGATTTATTTAATCACCACCTTAATTACTTGGGTAAGCGCTTTATCGCAACTCGGGCTATTAAATAATACCTTAGAAAAAATTGAAACGGCTTCACAACAAGCCCTAAATAATTATTGGCAACAGCCCAATATGGGGGCGAAATCCCTTGATAAAATCCGCTTTACTTATGCGATCCACGCCCATAAAACAGGCTATTTAAGCCATATCAATATGCAAAATTTGCAAGATTTTGCTGACAAAAATGAATGCGAAATTGACATTGCCATTCAGCCGGGAAAATTGGTTTATACGGATATGCCACTGGCTTATGTCAATAAATCCATTGAAGAAATGGCGCAGCTGCAAGAAAATTTTATCATCGAAAACAACCGCTCTTATGCACAAGATCCGAAATTTGGTTTGATCGTATTAAGCGAAGTGGCGCAACGTGCCTTATCTCAAGCGGTGAACGATCCCGGCACGGCAATTAAAGTGATTAGCGTTTTATTACGCTTACTACTTGATAGCAAAGCTGAAAAGCAAACGGTGAAATATGATCGTCTGGCAATGTTAAATCTCAATGAACAAGAACTTGTTTTGCAACCTTTTACGCCGATTTGTCGTGATGGGAGCGCAATGTTAGAAATTCACATCAAAGTACAAAAAGCGCTCGCGGTGCTACGAACACAATCAGACAACCAAGCCATTCGTGAAGCAGCGTTCAAACAAGCCAAAATAGATTTAGACTATGCACTAAATGGGCTTTCTCTTGAAAGCGAGAAAACTCAGATCCAAGCTTTGCATCAGGATTTATTTCATTAA
- the malM gene encoding maltose operon protein MalM yields MKKRIFLTALFAATLLTTRPILAEEFSLPAKSLTQLHWQDVVLPQQVKIELNAVQKQVFMLPFAGIESPIIAYRLPANQGTIEIEIESAVQNQQVFVPNVVVLDSQFNVAAHYDSSYFKLQEERGLKPNRLVATLNLTPVNQGTLYLLIYTTKADLAKQTLVPHPSKLFAKATGKQPPAIADIQVAHSLNGKLTINFQSANGTNFIGLNQILGVEKKAPTASTVIANQTTTQSSQNITNGNNAKVEKETEAYFNQAVLKALKQKDINRALNLVNEAEKLGLTTPRKLFLQKVSAK; encoded by the coding sequence ATGAAAAAGAGAATTTTTTTGACCGCACTTTTTGCTGCAACCCTTTTAACAACGCGTCCTATTTTGGCAGAAGAATTTTCTTTGCCAGCGAAAAGTCTAACACAATTACATTGGCAAGATGTCGTCTTACCGCAGCAAGTAAAGATAGAACTGAATGCTGTACAAAAACAAGTGTTTATGCTTCCTTTTGCTGGAATTGAAAGCCCTATTATTGCATACCGCTTACCTGCTAACCAAGGAACGATAGAAATCGAAATTGAAAGTGCGGTGCAAAATCAGCAAGTTTTTGTTCCGAATGTGGTGGTGTTGGATAGCCAATTCAATGTTGCCGCACATTATGATTCCAGCTATTTCAAATTACAAGAAGAACGTGGGCTAAAACCCAATCGCTTAGTCGCGACGTTAAATTTAACGCCAGTGAACCAAGGAACACTTTATTTATTAATTTACACCACAAAAGCGGATTTGGCGAAACAAACGCTTGTTCCTCACCCTTCAAAATTATTTGCTAAAGCCACGGGTAAACAACCACCTGCGATTGCAGATATTCAAGTTGCTCACAGTTTAAATGGCAAACTCACGATCAATTTCCAATCTGCAAATGGAACGAATTTTATCGGTTTAAATCAAATTTTAGGCGTGGAGAAAAAAGCCCCTACGGCAAGCACTGTAATTGCAAATCAAACGACAACACAATCATCACAGAATATAACAAATGGAAATAATGCAAAAGTTGAAAAGGAAACAGAAGCTTATTTTAATCAAGCCGTTCTCAAAGCATTAAAACAAAAAGATATTAACCGAGCCTTAAACCTTGTTAATGAAGCTGAAAAATTGGGATTAACAACGCCGAGAAAGTTATTTTTACAGAAAGTTTCTGCAAAATAA
- a CDS encoding maltoporin encodes MKNAKTRIATIIAANFIALSANAVDFHGYARSGIGWTSGGGEQTAFTVNGGGSKYRLGNEAETYAEFKLGQSLFNEGNKSIYLDSNLAYSVNQQGDWETTTPALREINVQFKNFLDSLPDATLWAGKRFYQRHDVHLNDFYYWDISGPGAGVENIDVGIGKLSFAVTRNTEEGGAYGWNYNPITKKWESTLDKKKDVYNDVFDVRLADLEVNKNGKLEIGLDYGNSHTKNHASRVEGASKNGYMLTLEHTQGEFFGGFNKFTVQYATDAMTSWSTGHSQGGSNANKGHMLRLINQGVVAPSDKVELMYALIYEKTDLDNKQGKTWYSAGIRPMYKWTDTMSTLVEVGYDRIKDQQTGLKNQLMKYTLAQQWQAGSSIWARPAIRVFGTYAHWNDKFNTQKRTDAGYKAKDGEFIAGVQFEAWW; translated from the coding sequence ATGAAAAACGCAAAAACACGCATTGCAACCATTATTGCAGCAAATTTTATCGCACTGAGTGCGAATGCCGTTGATTTCCACGGTTATGCTCGTTCAGGTATTGGCTGGACATCAGGTGGCGGTGAGCAGACTGCTTTCACCGTAAACGGTGGTGGTTCAAAATATCGTTTAGGTAATGAAGCAGAAACCTATGCGGAATTTAAACTAGGGCAATCCCTTTTCAATGAAGGCAATAAATCTATTTATTTAGATTCCAACCTTGCTTATTCCGTGAACCAACAGGGTGATTGGGAAACTACAACGCCCGCGTTGCGTGAAATTAACGTTCAATTTAAAAACTTCCTTGACAGCCTACCAGACGCGACATTATGGGCAGGTAAACGTTTTTACCAACGTCACGATGTGCATCTTAATGACTTCTATTATTGGGATATTTCAGGGCCAGGTGCTGGGGTTGAAAATATTGATGTCGGTATCGGGAAACTCTCTTTTGCCGTAACCCGAAACACAGAAGAAGGTGGCGCTTATGGCTGGAACTACAACCCAATTACGAAAAAATGGGAGTCCACTCTCGATAAAAAGAAAGATGTATATAACGATGTTTTCGATGTGCGTCTTGCCGATCTTGAAGTGAACAAAAACGGAAAATTAGAAATCGGGCTAGATTATGGCAACTCTCACACCAAAAATCATGCCAGTCGAGTAGAAGGGGCAAGTAAAAATGGCTATATGCTCACCTTAGAACATACTCAAGGAGAATTTTTCGGCGGTTTCAATAAATTCACCGTGCAATATGCCACTGACGCGATGACCTCTTGGAGTACAGGGCATTCACAAGGCGGATCAAATGCTAATAAAGGACATATGCTTCGCTTAATCAATCAAGGTGTTGTTGCTCCATCAGATAAAGTGGAATTAATGTATGCATTAATTTATGAAAAAACTGATTTAGACAATAAACAAGGAAAAACTTGGTATTCCGCAGGTATCCGTCCAATGTATAAATGGACAGATACAATGAGTACATTGGTTGAAGTGGGTTATGATCGCATTAAAGATCAGCAAACAGGGTTGAAAAATCAGTTAATGAAATACACCCTAGCACAGCAATGGCAAGCGGGTAGCAGCATTTGGGCAAGACCAGCAATCCGCGTGTTCGGGACTTATGCTCACTGGAATGATAAATTTAACACCCAAAAACGCACTGATGCAGGTTATAAAGCTAAAGATGGTGAATTTATCGCAGGCGTACAATTTGAGGCTTGGTGGTAA
- the malK gene encoding maltose/maltodextrin ABC transporter ATP-binding protein MalK — protein sequence MAKVSLRNVGKSYGNVQISTDINLEIDEGEFVVFVGPSGCGKSTLLRMIAGLEDISTGDLYIGEKRMNDVPPAKRGIGMVFQSYALYPHLNVAENMSFGLKLAGVSKAEREARVNQVAEVLQLAHLLDRKPKALSGGQRQRVAIGRTLVSQPEVFLLDEPLSNLDAALRVQMRVEISKLHKKLNRTMIYVTHDQVEAMTLADKIVVLKAGGIAQVGKPLELYHYPANRFVAGFIGSPKMNFLPVKVTGVENERVRVELPDANHHNFWIPVRGDGVKVGDNLSLGIRPEHLVPSENAEVTLRGKVQVVELLGNETQIHLEIPEIKQPTLVYRQNDVVLVDEGAEFDIGIVPERCHLFKENGIACPRLFKEKGV from the coding sequence ATGGCAAAGGTATCCTTACGCAATGTGGGTAAATCCTACGGCAATGTACAGATTTCAACGGACATTAATTTAGAAATTGATGAAGGCGAATTTGTCGTTTTTGTTGGACCTTCTGGCTGTGGAAAATCCACCTTACTTAGAATGATCGCAGGGCTTGAAGACATCAGCACAGGGGATTTATACATCGGCGAAAAAAGAATGAATGATGTGCCGCCAGCCAAAAGAGGCATAGGAATGGTGTTTCAATCTTACGCCCTTTACCCTCATTTGAATGTGGCGGAAAATATGTCTTTCGGCTTAAAACTGGCTGGGGTGAGCAAAGCGGAACGTGAGGCTCGGGTAAATCAAGTGGCAGAAGTGTTACAACTCGCCCATTTGCTCGATCGCAAGCCGAAAGCCTTATCGGGCGGTCAGAGACAACGGGTGGCGATTGGCAGAACTCTCGTTTCTCAGCCTGAAGTCTTTTTACTTGATGAACCCCTTTCTAATCTTGATGCCGCATTACGCGTACAAATGCGGGTGGAAATTTCCAAATTACACAAAAAATTGAACCGCACTATGATTTACGTTACCCACGATCAAGTGGAGGCGATGACTCTTGCGGATAAAATCGTAGTATTAAAAGCTGGCGGAATTGCACAAGTGGGTAAACCACTTGAACTTTATCATTATCCAGCGAATCGTTTTGTCGCTGGGTTTATTGGCTCACCAAAAATGAACTTTTTGCCTGTTAAAGTAACTGGCGTTGAAAATGAGCGGGTCAGAGTCGAATTACCTGATGCCAATCACCATAACTTTTGGATTCCTGTCCGCGGTGATGGTGTGAAAGTGGGAGATAACCTTTCCCTTGGTATTCGACCAGAGCATCTTGTTCCTTCCGAAAACGCCGAAGTGACTTTGCGAGGTAAAGTTCAAGTAGTCGAGTTATTGGGTAATGAAACGCAAATTCACCTAGAAATCCCTGAAATCAAACAGCCTACATTAGTCTATCGCCAAAATGATGTGGTGCTAGTGGATGAAGGCGCAGAGTTTGATATTGGGATCGTGCCAGAACGTTGTCATTTATTCAAAGAAAATGGCATAGCCTGCCCAAGGCTTTTTAAAGAAAAAGGTGTGTAG
- the malE gene encoding maltose/maltodextrin ABC transporter substrate-binding protein MalE: MKKTLLTFTLSTIASLVFSGAVMAKMSEGKLVIWINGDKGYNGLAEVGKKFEADTGIPVLVEHPDKLEEKFPQVAATGDGPDIIFWAHDRFGGYAQAGLLAELHPSPDFKEKFADFVWDAQTYNGKVISYPVAIESLSLIYNKDLIKSPPKTWEEVIEVDKNLKSQGKNAIMWNLAEPYFTWPVVAANGGYAFKFTNGRYNPTDIGVNNEGSQQGLQFVVNLVKDKVINPDMDYSVAEASFNKGETALTINGPWSWGNIEKSGINYGVAVLPTLNGNPSKPFVGVLSAAINAASPNQDLAVEFLENYLLTDEGLEAVNKDKPLGAVALKSYQAKLAVDPRIEATMTNAKNGEIMPNIPQMSAFWYAERSAIINAVNGRQTVKQALDEAQERILKQQ, from the coding sequence ATGAAAAAAACCTTATTGACTTTCACCCTAAGCACCATTGCCAGCCTTGTTTTCTCAGGGGCGGTAATGGCGAAAATGAGCGAAGGAAAACTGGTGATTTGGATCAACGGCGACAAAGGCTATAACGGCTTGGCTGAAGTTGGGAAAAAATTTGAAGCGGATACAGGCATTCCCGTGTTAGTAGAACACCCTGATAAACTAGAAGAAAAATTCCCACAAGTTGCCGCAACAGGCGATGGACCCGACATCATTTTCTGGGCACACGATCGCTTTGGTGGCTATGCACAAGCAGGATTGTTAGCCGAATTGCACCCTAGCCCTGACTTTAAAGAAAAATTTGCCGATTTCGTGTGGGACGCACAAACCTATAACGGCAAAGTGATCTCTTACCCTGTGGCGATTGAATCCCTTTCGTTAATCTATAACAAAGATCTTATCAAATCCCCACCTAAAACTTGGGAAGAAGTTATTGAAGTGGATAAAAACTTAAAATCCCAAGGAAAAAATGCCATTATGTGGAATCTTGCTGAACCTTATTTCACTTGGCCTGTGGTGGCGGCTAATGGTGGCTATGCATTCAAATTTACCAATGGACGCTACAATCCTACAGATATTGGTGTAAATAATGAAGGCTCACAACAAGGCTTACAATTTGTAGTTAATTTAGTCAAAGATAAAGTGATCAATCCTGATATGGACTATTCCGTTGCGGAGGCCAGTTTCAACAAAGGAGAAACCGCATTAACCATCAATGGACCTTGGTCGTGGGGTAATATTGAAAAAAGCGGTATTAATTATGGCGTAGCTGTGCTCCCAACTTTAAATGGCAACCCTTCTAAGCCTTTTGTTGGTGTATTAAGTGCTGCAATTAATGCAGCAAGCCCAAATCAGGATCTTGCCGTTGAGTTCTTAGAAAATTATCTTTTAACCGATGAAGGCTTAGAGGCAGTGAATAAAGACAAACCATTAGGCGCTGTTGCATTGAAATCTTATCAAGCGAAACTTGCTGTTGATCCTCGCATTGAAGCGACAATGACGAATGCAAAAAATGGCGAAATTATGCCAAATATTCCGCAAATGTCCGCGTTTTGGTATGCCGAGCGCAGTGCAATTATCAATGCGGTAAATGGTCGTCAAACGGTGAAACAAGCTCTTGATGAAGCTCAGGAAAGAATTTTAAAACAACAATAA